From Woronichinia naegeliana WA131, the proteins below share one genomic window:
- a CDS encoding CoA-binding protein: MKWQTQSKVLLQGVHHPLSAIYIEQMRRYGTQLVAGVSAGHGGEKIADLPVFDLIEEAIAGVGAVDMSVILNPPYRVLDASLEAIAAGIRQLVIISAGVPPLDMIQLLRKAEETGTFILGSGSQGVLIPDQFCVGTLNPDYYRPGPIGIISHCDTLTDDIAQQLTRRGFGQSLVVSIGTDDLIGSNFEQWLQVLEEDDQTEAILLLGQPNREGESRAADYIASAIEKPVIAYLPGYQATLNKHFSDSLTIIANQLSHTVPEASSTQKTIMVFKEAEIPVAQRPWDIADYLEAVLTEPT; this comes from the coding sequence ATGAAATGGCAAACTCAGAGTAAAGTTTTGCTTCAGGGAGTACATCATCCTCTCAGTGCAATTTATATTGAACAAATGCGACGCTATGGAACCCAACTGGTGGCAGGGGTGAGCGCAGGTCATGGAGGAGAAAAGATTGCCGATCTTCCCGTTTTTGATTTGATTGAAGAGGCGATCGCTGGAGTTGGGGCAGTGGATATGAGTGTTATTCTCAACCCTCCCTATCGAGTCTTGGATGCTTCTCTAGAGGCGATCGCCGCCGGCATCCGTCAATTGGTGATTATCTCTGCTGGTGTTCCTCCCCTCGATATGATCCAGTTACTGCGTAAAGCTGAAGAAACCGGAACTTTTATCTTAGGATCTGGGAGTCAAGGAGTCTTAATTCCCGATCAGTTTTGTGTGGGCACTCTCAATCCAGACTATTATCGACCCGGCCCCATCGGCATCATTAGTCACTGCGATACCTTAACCGATGATATTGCCCAACAATTAACCCGACGGGGTTTTGGTCAATCCCTAGTGGTCAGTATTGGCACTGATGACTTGATTGGTTCCAACTTTGAACAATGGCTACAGGTTTTGGAAGAAGATGATCAGACGGAAGCGATCTTGCTGCTCGGTCAACCCAATCGTGAGGGGGAAAGCCGGGCCGCTGACTATATTGCCTCGGCGATCGAAAAACCGGTCATTGCTTATCTGCCTGGATACCAGGCAACCCTTAACAAGCATTTCAGCGACTCCTTAACGATTATTGCTAATCAGTTATCTCATACCGTACCTGAAGCGAGTAGTACTCAAAAAACGATCATGGTCTTTAAAGAAGCAGAGATTCCTGTAGCCCAACGACCCTGGGACATTGCCGATTATTTAGAAGCAGTGTTAACAGAGCCAACTTGA